One stretch of Brevibacillus laterosporus DNA includes these proteins:
- a CDS encoding DUF952 domain-containing protein, producing the protein MVIIVKISTEQQWNTAKEQGIYLHPSLETEGFIHCSTPDQFEGVANRIYKGQNNLLLLVIDPTRLSAELKYDPAKDGQLYPHIYGPLNVDAVIRVISFSSDKKGYFSLPAELSSL; encoded by the coding sequence ATGGTAATTATTGTAAAAATATCTACAGAACAGCAATGGAATACTGCCAAGGAACAAGGTATATATCTACATCCATCCCTAGAGACAGAAGGATTTATTCACTGCTCAACGCCAGATCAATTTGAAGGCGTTGCTAATCGCATATACAAAGGACAAAACAATTTACTACTCTTAGTGATTGATCCTACTCGACTTAGCGCGGAATTAAAATATGATCCAGCCAAAGACGGACAATTGTATCCTCATATTTATGGCCCCCTCAATGTAGATGCCGTCATTCGAGTAATATCGTTTTCATCTGACAAAAAAGGATATTTTTCCCTACCTGCCGAACTTTCTTCCTTGTAA
- a CDS encoding DUF4442 domain-containing protein, with the protein MNPVQQFFVKQVPFAQTIGVTITHTSSGEACAKLPFSPSNVNHVGTIHAGALFTLAESAAAASILSTFSDLVPHILLLVTKSSVEYTAPAQGNIVAIASISKETEQLVRNTLLQPNDRIRFTIHTEIKQEGADEISALAQFEMYMKRNEEGKQ; encoded by the coding sequence ATGAACCCCGTTCAACAATTTTTTGTCAAGCAAGTCCCATTTGCCCAAACAATTGGAGTTACCATCACACACACATCATCTGGAGAAGCATGTGCCAAGCTCCCTTTTTCTCCTTCTAATGTAAATCATGTTGGCACCATTCATGCTGGTGCCCTATTTACATTAGCTGAATCAGCCGCTGCTGCTTCCATTTTATCTACCTTTTCTGACTTAGTTCCTCATATTTTGCTACTGGTTACCAAAAGTTCTGTCGAATACACCGCACCAGCTCAAGGTAATATTGTAGCGATCGCTTCCATTTCCAAAGAGACTGAGCAATTGGTTCGCAACACACTTTTGCAGCCCAACGATCGGATACGTTTTACCATACACACTGAAATCAAGCAGGAGGGAGCCGATGAAATAAGTGCATTGGCTCAATTTGAGATGTATATGAAGCGTAACGAAGAAGGTAAACAATAG
- a CDS encoding PAS domain S-box protein, with the protein MNLFSSGNDTLFQSIIAEAPLGIISVADTGHILSCNHAASSTFGYREEEIIGKSFPILFPTIHGSTFHSLFQQGNQSIPLYNQEWIGLHKNGASFSIDVHTTIITNSTPRILAIYVKQNQSQKSDLYQSLFEQNPFLVYSTDLQGRIFSLNHASEQILGYSAHELIGRSYQDLMMFEEDRTAESIRFRRVLQGGHYKLEIPFCNKRGHLIYICLISFPKVFESQVVGVYFMGFDITARKQTERALMMAQEDLKNTLQMQKGMTFKFIKSGKEFIYTMADGELLYRLGLTPEYVVGRRMQDVLPYLQSKRSYYEKAWQGETVSYEENVIGVCYVASLRPIMRNDRVVEVIASCIDITERKKAEEELRSTKDLLESLFTNSTDAIYVLDLDGTVLRINHAFEKMYGWSSDEVVGRPLHDFVPNDSQQMIFVCRDKQENDYITSYETLQERRDGSKIYVSLSLSPIHDATGRIVGTATISRDITERKATEQLLLNSEKLSAIGELAAGVAHEIRNPLAALRGFVQLLRSSVKDYQPYFQIMLTELDRINMIVSELLVLSKPQVLRLQRKSLHQLLTSVVLLLQTQAIISNVQVLLEFGEDDPYVECEENQLKQVFINLLKNSLEAMDSGGIIQITVSTKEESTYIQVVDQGCGIPDELISQLGQPFISTKEKGTGLGLMITQKIIKEHRGNLSITSEVGKGTTITIRLPLAHPPVI; encoded by the coding sequence ATGAATTTATTTTCTTCCGGTAACGATACGTTATTTCAGTCCATTATTGCCGAAGCTCCGTTAGGCATCATTAGCGTGGCGGATACTGGTCACATCCTTAGCTGCAATCATGCAGCCAGTAGCACATTTGGCTACCGGGAAGAAGAGATCATCGGCAAATCCTTTCCTATCTTATTTCCAACCATTCATGGATCTACCTTTCATTCTTTATTTCAACAAGGAAACCAATCCATTCCTTTATATAATCAGGAATGGATTGGTTTACACAAGAATGGAGCTAGCTTTTCCATAGATGTACACACAACAATCATTACAAACAGTACTCCTCGAATTCTTGCCATCTATGTCAAACAAAATCAGAGTCAAAAATCGGACCTTTACCAGTCCCTGTTTGAGCAGAATCCTTTCCTTGTATATTCTACGGACTTACAAGGCAGAATTTTCAGTTTAAACCATGCAAGCGAACAGATTCTAGGCTACTCCGCACATGAGTTAATTGGCCGTTCTTATCAAGATTTGATGATGTTTGAGGAAGATCGAACTGCCGAAAGTATACGATTCCGTCGTGTTCTTCAAGGAGGGCATTATAAGCTAGAAATCCCCTTTTGCAATAAACGTGGGCACCTGATCTACATTTGCCTGATCAGTTTTCCTAAAGTATTTGAGTCACAGGTAGTAGGCGTGTATTTTATGGGGTTTGATATTACGGCTCGAAAACAAACAGAGCGTGCTCTCATGATGGCTCAGGAAGATTTGAAAAACACGCTTCAAATGCAAAAAGGCATGACCTTTAAGTTTATCAAATCAGGTAAAGAATTTATCTATACAATGGCAGATGGAGAACTGTTGTATCGTCTTGGTCTCACACCAGAATATGTGGTAGGTCGACGTATGCAAGATGTGCTCCCTTATCTACAAAGTAAACGCAGTTACTACGAAAAAGCCTGGCAAGGAGAGACTGTCAGCTATGAAGAAAATGTGATAGGAGTCTGCTATGTAGCCTCCTTGCGTCCTATTATGCGTAATGATCGTGTGGTAGAGGTTATTGCTTCATGTATCGACATTACAGAACGAAAAAAAGCAGAAGAAGAACTGCGGTCAACCAAGGATTTACTCGAATCTCTATTTACCAACTCAACCGATGCGATCTATGTCTTGGATCTAGACGGTACTGTATTACGTATTAATCATGCCTTTGAAAAAATGTATGGCTGGAGTAGCGATGAAGTAGTTGGTCGCCCATTGCATGATTTTGTGCCAAATGATTCACAGCAGATGATTTTCGTATGCCGTGATAAGCAGGAGAATGACTACATCACCAGCTATGAAACACTTCAGGAGCGAAGAGATGGTAGCAAAATCTATGTCAGCTTGAGCCTATCTCCAATTCATGATGCAACAGGAAGAATTGTGGGAACAGCGACTATTTCTCGAGATATTACGGAGCGAAAAGCAACAGAGCAACTATTGCTTAACTCTGAAAAATTATCTGCTATAGGTGAATTAGCTGCTGGGGTAGCCCATGAAATTCGCAATCCCTTAGCAGCTTTGCGCGGGTTCGTTCAATTGCTACGCTCATCCGTAAAAGACTACCAGCCATATTTTCAAATTATGCTGACCGAATTAGATCGTATTAACATGATTGTTAGCGAACTATTAGTTCTCTCAAAACCACAAGTATTACGTTTACAGCGAAAAAGCCTACATCAATTGTTGACCAGCGTTGTTTTGCTTTTACAGACGCAAGCTATTATTAGTAATGTACAAGTACTACTTGAATTTGGTGAAGATGATCCTTATGTAGAATGCGAGGAAAACCAATTAAAGCAGGTTTTTATCAATTTACTTAAAAACTCTTTGGAAGCAATGGATAGTGGTGGCATTATACAAATTACAGTAAGCACAAAAGAAGAAAGTACTTATATTCAAGTAG